From a region of the Thermomicrobium roseum DSM 5159 genome:
- a CDS encoding electron transfer flavoprotein subunit alpha/FixB family protein, protein MAQRIAVLVEHLDGEPTDVTYELLGVARRMADEDGAMVDAVLLGSEVRQLSERLPADRVTILDHPSLRYLAPEAAARALAALLADAPPKLTLVPNTSLGMDIAAWVAARLGWPLVSYCRALESRDGQWIATAQLFGGKILADVALGDEPAIIGALAGAFSQDAASPGPPGTIEQVPAPAELEQLRSRVIALERPEAADVDITRAEKIVAVGRGIESKDNLELAEQLAQALGAVLAASRPLVDAGWLPRSRQVGKSGLKVKPKLYVALGISGAPEHLEGMKDAELIIAINKDPKAPIFTVADYGAVADLFEVAEALLERLEG, encoded by the coding sequence ATGGCCCAGCGGATCGCCGTGCTCGTCGAACACCTCGACGGTGAACCGACCGATGTGACCTACGAACTGCTCGGCGTCGCGCGCCGCATGGCGGACGAGGACGGCGCGATGGTCGACGCAGTCTTGCTGGGGTCGGAGGTCAGGCAGCTTTCCGAGCGCCTGCCAGCCGACCGGGTGACGATCCTCGACCACCCTTCCCTCCGCTATCTCGCACCGGAGGCCGCAGCGCGGGCACTCGCTGCATTGCTGGCCGACGCTCCACCGAAGCTGACTCTCGTGCCGAACACGTCGCTCGGGATGGACATCGCTGCCTGGGTGGCGGCTCGTCTCGGCTGGCCGCTGGTCAGTTATTGCCGGGCACTGGAGTCACGCGACGGACAGTGGATCGCCACCGCCCAGCTTTTCGGCGGCAAGATCCTGGCGGACGTGGCGTTGGGCGACGAACCGGCGATCATCGGCGCGCTCGCCGGAGCCTTCTCGCAGGACGCCGCATCACCGGGTCCGCCAGGAACGATCGAGCAAGTGCCGGCACCGGCTGAACTCGAGCAACTGCGTAGCCGCGTCATCGCGCTGGAACGACCGGAAGCAGCCGACGTCGACATCACGCGAGCCGAAAAGATCGTAGCGGTGGGCCGCGGAATCGAGAGCAAGGACAACCTCGAACTGGCCGAACAGCTCGCTCAGGCGCTCGGCGCCGTGCTGGCAGCCTCCCGCCCGCTGGTCGATGCCGGCTGGCTGCCGCGCTCGCGACAAGTCGGCAAATCTGGCCTAAAGGTCAAGCCGAAGCTCTACGTCGCGCTCGGGATCAGCGGCGCACCCGAGCATCTGGAAGGCATGAAGGATGCCGAGCTGATCATTGCCATCAACAAGGATCCCAAGGCGCCGATTTTCACCGTCGCCGACTATGGAGCAGTCGCCGACCTCTTCGAGGTCGCCGAGGCGCTGCTGGAGCGACTGGAGGGTTGA
- a CDS encoding heterodisulfide reductase-related iron-sulfur binding cluster yields MSEYMLPLVEIREKKAQPVRPNPAEAPRPDLREELFELEARGELIVQRVPEPYVEVTTKYGRTKKVPIDHLWHHKSCGQCGHIPGYTTSILWLNRQFGIDYLDPTDQTSCTGWNYYASATSNAVAQLLVMCRNFAAAYETGYYPLIHCGTSYGHYKELREQLVHHKELRDQVRRVLDKLGKPLVVPEEIVHYSEWVHVMRQRIAERQVIDMRGITACVHPACHYYKIVAEDAIYDPDIYGGQRTATVTALLQALGITVADYSTWFDCCGFGFRHILVQRDFTRSFAVLRKIEVMKDEANPDMTVTHDTGCVTTLDKSQFAARAHQRRVGVPVLADSQVAALAMGAHPFRVLQLHWHSTDWRPLLEKLGIDWERYWTEFEEDLAAIERGEKPGLTWQDAEQPIVTR; encoded by the coding sequence ATGAGCGAGTACATGCTTCCGCTCGTCGAGATTCGCGAGAAGAAGGCTCAACCAGTCCGTCCCAATCCGGCCGAAGCGCCCCGACCGGATCTCCGCGAGGAGTTGTTCGAGCTGGAGGCTCGCGGGGAGCTGATCGTGCAGCGGGTTCCCGAACCGTATGTCGAGGTGACGACCAAGTACGGACGCACGAAGAAGGTGCCGATCGATCATTTGTGGCACCACAAGTCGTGTGGTCAGTGCGGTCATATTCCAGGCTACACGACCTCCATTCTGTGGCTGAACCGACAGTTCGGGATCGACTACCTCGATCCCACCGACCAGACCTCCTGCACCGGCTGGAATTACTACGCCTCAGCGACTTCCAATGCGGTCGCCCAGCTCCTGGTGATGTGCCGGAACTTCGCGGCCGCCTACGAGACCGGCTATTACCCGCTGATCCACTGCGGCACGAGTTATGGCCATTACAAGGAACTCCGCGAACAGTTGGTGCATCACAAGGAACTGCGCGATCAAGTCCGTCGCGTACTCGACAAACTCGGTAAACCCCTCGTCGTTCCCGAGGAGATCGTGCACTACAGCGAGTGGGTGCACGTGATGCGCCAGCGGATTGCGGAGCGGCAAGTCATCGACATGCGCGGTATCACCGCCTGTGTCCATCCTGCATGCCACTACTACAAGATCGTGGCGGAAGACGCTATCTACGACCCGGATATCTACGGTGGGCAGCGAACGGCGACGGTGACGGCGCTGCTCCAGGCACTGGGCATCACGGTCGCTGATTACTCCACGTGGTTCGACTGCTGCGGCTTCGGTTTCCGTCACATCCTCGTCCAGCGCGACTTCACTCGTTCCTTCGCCGTTCTGCGCAAGATCGAGGTGATGAAAGACGAAGCCAATCCAGACATGACGGTGACGCACGACACGGGGTGCGTCACGACGCTGGACAAGAGCCAGTTCGCCGCGCGAGCCCACCAGCGGCGCGTCGGTGTCCCGGTCTTAGCCGATTCGCAAGTGGCCGCCCTCGCCATGGGGGCGCATCCGTTCCGCGTGCTCCAGTTGCATTGGCATTCGACTGACTGGCGACCGCTGCTCGAGAAGCTCGGTATCGACTGGGAGCGCTACTGGACCGAGTTCGAAGAGGACTTGGCTGCGATCGAGCGCGGTGAGAAGCCGGGTCTGACCTGGCAAGACGCTGAACAGCCGATCGTGACGCGGTGA
- a CDS encoding heterodisulfide reductase-related iron-sulfur binding cluster: MLSTPERIAFLLLALVSLLLTAHGVSRLVRAIGRGQGRPRWSLFVRRVVPVSLDILLQRPIFRARPWVSLLHAGIFFAFVFYGLVNILDILEGFTGFTTLHRGGIAGAYNLVADLLSVAALVGMIGLLFRRFGLRPFRFNERVLLLPSVRFGIARDSAIVGGFILLHVGSRWVGQAVRIAESRHSDWSQPTASLVARLFTGWEVETLALASHVTWWLALGLILAFLPYFPYSKHIHLFMAPLNLILREERPLGQLEPPVARDGQLGSERLEQLRWFQILDAYACIMCNRCQDVCPAHGTGRALSPAALEINKRYYLNRNLRAFADGTSSPPLLEIATSKEAVWACTTCAACVRICPVGNRPMLDLIDIRRALVNQGDPLDPNLQAALESLGRYGNSFGKPARQRARWAKELPFTIKDARKEPVEYLWFVGDFASFDPRMQENTKTVAWLFHTAGLDFGLLYEDERNAGNDVRRVGEEGLFELLVEQNLRAFEKAQFRAIVTTDPHSYNALKNEYAAFGFSVPVYHYTEVLAQLLEDGRLTVRQPLAAAVTYHDPCYLGRYNRITAAPRRILRALGAELREMPRHGENTYCCGAGGGQIWMASDGEERPSEQRIREAVQLGEDLRYFVVACPKDMAMYSDAVKTTGYEGRLVVTDIARLVASAVGFEEAPVFAATEERS; the protein is encoded by the coding sequence GTGCTCAGCACACCGGAACGGATCGCGTTCCTTCTCCTGGCTCTCGTCTCGCTCCTGCTCACCGCGCACGGTGTCTCACGCCTCGTGCGGGCCATCGGACGCGGACAGGGTCGGCCACGCTGGTCGCTCTTCGTGCGGCGCGTCGTCCCGGTCAGTCTCGACATCCTGCTGCAACGGCCGATCTTCCGAGCGCGTCCGTGGGTGAGCTTGCTGCATGCCGGGATTTTCTTCGCTTTCGTCTTCTACGGCCTGGTCAATATCCTCGATATCCTCGAGGGATTCACCGGCTTCACGACCCTGCATCGGGGCGGCATCGCCGGAGCCTACAATCTCGTCGCCGATCTCTTGAGCGTGGCAGCGCTCGTCGGCATGATCGGGCTCTTGTTCCGCCGCTTCGGCCTGCGACCTTTCCGCTTCAACGAGCGTGTCCTGCTCCTCCCGAGCGTTCGGTTCGGGATCGCGCGCGATTCGGCAATCGTGGGTGGATTCATCCTCTTGCACGTGGGCTCACGCTGGGTCGGGCAAGCTGTGCGCATCGCCGAAAGCAGGCACTCTGACTGGAGCCAGCCGACCGCCAGTCTGGTCGCTCGACTCTTCACCGGGTGGGAAGTCGAGACGCTCGCCCTGGCCAGCCACGTGACCTGGTGGCTCGCACTCGGACTGATCTTGGCTTTTCTGCCCTATTTCCCCTACTCGAAGCACATCCACCTGTTCATGGCTCCGCTCAACCTGATCTTGCGCGAGGAGCGTCCTCTGGGGCAGCTCGAGCCACCGGTCGCCCGCGACGGCCAGCTGGGCAGCGAACGGCTGGAACAGTTGCGCTGGTTCCAAATCCTCGATGCTTACGCCTGCATCATGTGCAACCGCTGCCAGGACGTCTGCCCGGCACATGGCACCGGGCGCGCACTCAGTCCCGCCGCACTGGAAATCAACAAGCGCTATTATCTGAACCGGAATTTGCGTGCCTTCGCTGATGGGACGAGTTCGCCGCCCTTACTCGAGATCGCTACCTCCAAGGAAGCGGTCTGGGCTTGTACGACCTGCGCAGCGTGTGTCCGGATCTGTCCGGTCGGCAACCGCCCGATGCTCGATCTCATCGATATCCGGCGTGCCCTCGTCAACCAGGGAGATCCGCTCGATCCCAACCTGCAAGCAGCACTGGAGAGTCTCGGACGCTATGGCAACTCGTTCGGGAAACCAGCACGCCAACGCGCTCGCTGGGCCAAAGAACTTCCCTTCACCATCAAGGACGCGCGCAAGGAGCCGGTCGAATACCTGTGGTTCGTCGGTGATTTCGCTTCCTTCGATCCGCGGATGCAGGAGAACACCAAGACAGTGGCGTGGCTCTTCCACACGGCCGGCCTGGACTTCGGCCTCCTGTACGAGGACGAGCGCAATGCCGGGAACGACGTGCGTCGCGTCGGCGAAGAAGGGCTGTTCGAGCTGCTCGTCGAGCAGAATTTGCGCGCGTTCGAGAAAGCGCAGTTCCGAGCGATCGTCACCACGGACCCGCACAGCTACAACGCGCTCAAGAACGAGTACGCCGCCTTCGGTTTCTCCGTACCGGTCTATCACTACACGGAAGTCCTCGCACAGCTCCTGGAAGATGGGCGATTGACCGTCCGGCAGCCACTCGCGGCGGCAGTCACGTACCACGACCCCTGTTATCTCGGCCGCTACAACCGGATCACAGCAGCACCCCGCCGGATCTTGCGGGCACTCGGGGCAGAACTCCGCGAGATGCCGCGACACGGGGAAAACACGTACTGCTGTGGCGCTGGTGGTGGTCAGATCTGGATGGCCAGCGACGGCGAGGAGCGACCGAGCGAGCAGCGGATCCGCGAAGCAGTGCAGCTCGGTGAGGATCTCCGCTACTTCGTCGTCGCCTGCCCGAAGGACATGGCTATGTACAGTGACGCCGTCAAGACGACGGGCTACGAAGGGCGGCTGGTCGTCACCGACATCGCCCGGCTCGTGGCCAGCGCGGTTGGCTTCGAGGAAGCACCGGTGTTCGCCGCTACGGAGGAACGCTCGTGA
- a CDS encoding glycine cleavage system protein H, which translates to MSFAETTRVYRGCVIPLDLLYDVERDVWVRREGELATLGMTDPAQTRAGKLVAIRFRRPGTIVERGRALATIESGKWVGPFPAPFRCELVETNQAAFERDILIANRDPYGEGWLVRVRPLAPEELAELVTGEEAFTRYRARIDALDLNCFRCAE; encoded by the coding sequence GTGAGCTTTGCCGAAACGACTCGCGTCTATCGCGGCTGCGTCATCCCGCTCGACCTGCTCTACGATGTCGAGCGCGACGTCTGGGTGCGCCGAGAGGGAGAATTGGCCACGCTCGGAATGACCGATCCAGCCCAGACGCGAGCAGGCAAACTGGTGGCCATTCGCTTCCGCCGACCCGGCACCATCGTCGAGCGCGGGCGTGCGCTGGCCACGATCGAGAGCGGGAAATGGGTCGGCCCCTTCCCGGCCCCCTTCCGCTGCGAACTCGTCGAGACGAACCAGGCAGCCTTCGAGCGCGACATCCTGATCGCCAACCGCGACCCCTACGGTGAAGGCTGGCTCGTGCGAGTCCGCCCGCTCGCCCCTGAGGAACTCGCTGAACTCGTCACCGGCGAGGAGGCGTTCACCCGCTATCGTGCGCGGATCGATGCGTTGGATCTCAACTGCTTCCGCTGTGCCGAGTGA
- a CDS encoding electron transfer flavoprotein subunit beta/FixA family protein, whose amino-acid sequence MTIAVILEQVPDVVEELAIAPSGNELDRDTVTYVLNEYDDHALEEALLLAEASGDEVIAVGIDTTGELDQALYTALAKGAKRAIKLVGDFEETWLSTRATAEILAPILRDLAPRLVLTGVQAPDDLDGQLAPTLAARLGWPHASVVIGTEFSDGRLRARKELWGGMTLLLELEPPAILGIQAARQAPRYVPVSRVRQVMREATIEEIEVELPTQPSVAVERLRLPEEASQAELLTGSAAEIAERMIELLRARGLL is encoded by the coding sequence ATGACGATCGCGGTGATCCTGGAGCAAGTGCCGGATGTAGTGGAGGAACTCGCTATCGCCCCCTCGGGGAACGAACTCGACCGCGACACCGTAACCTACGTGTTGAACGAGTACGACGACCACGCACTGGAAGAGGCGTTGCTGCTGGCCGAAGCCAGCGGCGACGAGGTGATCGCCGTCGGTATCGATACCACTGGGGAACTCGATCAAGCCCTGTACACGGCGCTCGCCAAGGGGGCCAAGCGCGCGATCAAGCTGGTCGGTGATTTCGAAGAGACCTGGCTGAGTACCCGTGCGACAGCCGAGATCCTGGCACCGATCCTACGCGATCTGGCGCCGCGCCTCGTGCTGACCGGTGTGCAGGCACCGGACGATCTGGATGGGCAACTCGCACCGACACTCGCCGCACGGCTCGGCTGGCCACACGCCAGCGTGGTGATCGGCACTGAGTTCAGTGATGGCCGTCTCAGGGCTCGTAAGGAACTCTGGGGCGGAATGACCCTGCTGCTCGAACTGGAACCCCCCGCCATCCTCGGTATTCAAGCGGCTCGCCAGGCGCCACGCTACGTCCCGGTCAGCCGCGTCCGGCAGGTGATGCGCGAGGCGACGATCGAGGAGATCGAAGTCGAACTCCCCACCCAACCGAGTGTCGCGGTCGAGCGCCTGCGTCTACCTGAGGAAGCCAGCCAAGCTGAGCTCCTGACCGGAAGCGCAGCGGAGATCGCCGAGCGAATGATCGAGCTGTTGCGCGCCCGCGGACTGCTGTGA
- a CDS encoding (Fe-S)-binding protein: protein MDPSLEKVQEVWERETAIVEGVDISGPWNRMFGQRVIWDYTPELIEEIARLPSGESFAWCYQCGKCVPVCPVDVVGDYGPRKLYRRAQTGINLLDSPDLWLCTTCANCLRVCPKQVDMIQIMPAAREHAMLSGRVIPSELQEALENTAKYGNPLGQPARKREAWVKDAGVPVPILHQIQRPVEWLWWVECYPSYHPRGIDASIALARIFHALGLDFAILGREEKCAGDSQRLAGERGLFEMLAEENIRTLSKYEFQHIVVTDPHALNAFRKHYPKLGGQYDVWHYTTLLARELSRLQPLLVRPLPYRVTFHDPCYLGRHNGEYDAPRQLIQAIPGIEFVEMLRCRENSYCCGGGGGGMWLDSFAAGHQRRRLSEERVLEAVSTGADTLVVCCPYEVSRFEDAVKSTGNEGRLRVRDIAELLAEAMGMIGEATA from the coding sequence ATGGATCCGAGCCTGGAAAAGGTGCAGGAAGTCTGGGAGCGAGAAACCGCGATCGTCGAAGGGGTCGATATTTCCGGTCCTTGGAACCGGATGTTCGGCCAACGCGTCATCTGGGACTATACCCCTGAGCTGATCGAAGAGATCGCTCGCTTGCCTAGTGGGGAATCGTTCGCCTGGTGCTACCAGTGCGGTAAGTGCGTCCCGGTCTGCCCGGTCGACGTGGTCGGTGATTATGGGCCACGCAAGCTGTACCGGCGGGCACAGACCGGGATCAACCTCCTCGATTCGCCCGACCTCTGGCTCTGCACCACGTGTGCCAACTGTCTCCGAGTCTGCCCCAAGCAGGTCGATATGATCCAGATCATGCCCGCGGCCCGCGAGCACGCCATGCTGAGTGGGCGCGTCATCCCCAGCGAACTCCAGGAGGCGCTCGAGAACACTGCCAAATACGGAAACCCGCTCGGGCAACCGGCCCGCAAGCGCGAAGCCTGGGTCAAGGACGCCGGCGTACCCGTGCCGATCTTGCACCAGATCCAGCGTCCGGTCGAGTGGCTGTGGTGGGTCGAGTGCTACCCCTCCTACCATCCGCGCGGGATCGACGCCTCGATCGCGTTGGCCCGCATCTTCCACGCGCTCGGTCTCGATTTCGCCATCTTGGGTCGCGAGGAGAAGTGTGCCGGCGACTCGCAGCGACTGGCTGGTGAGCGCGGGCTGTTCGAGATGCTGGCCGAGGAGAACATCCGTACCCTCTCCAAGTACGAGTTTCAGCACATCGTCGTGACCGATCCGCATGCCCTCAATGCCTTCCGCAAGCACTATCCGAAGCTCGGCGGACAATACGACGTTTGGCACTACACGACGCTCCTCGCCCGCGAGCTCTCGCGCCTGCAGCCGCTCCTCGTTCGCCCGCTGCCCTACCGCGTCACCTTCCACGATCCCTGCTACCTCGGCCGTCACAACGGCGAATACGACGCACCACGGCAGCTGATCCAGGCGATTCCCGGCATCGAGTTCGTCGAGATGCTGCGTTGTCGCGAGAACTCCTACTGCTGCGGCGGCGGTGGAGGTGGCATGTGGCTGGACAGCTTCGCGGCTGGCCATCAGCGCCGGCGCCTTTCTGAGGAGCGCGTGCTCGAAGCGGTCAGCACCGGTGCCGACACCTTAGTCGTGTGCTGCCCGTACGAAGTCTCCCGCTTCGAGGATGCCGTGAAGTCGACCGGAAACGAGGGACGCTTGCGTGTCCGCGATATCGCTGAGCTTCTGGCCGAGGCGATGGGGATGATCGGGGAGGCAACAGCATGA
- a CDS encoding lipoate--protein ligase: MRVRVVDLGLVDPIRSQSVYHAVGYTFRSDTLPTILLVSPTTPYVSIGFHQDAEREVDLDYCRSVGLPVIRREVGGGAVYLDQHQVFTQWIFPRALVPLRLEERFAWYVRPFVETYRRWGIEATWRPINDVHVRGRKIGGTGAASIGEAEILVGSLMLDFDTRQMARVLKVASEKMRDKVFESLEEYMTTMHRELGTLPDRDAVVETYLECCAAALGAEIEFGTLTPEEEAMAAELDERFASEEWLYQKGGLRQSGIKIHADVHLHEAALKVPGGLIRVIVRTHRGRIDDISISGDFTLLPALGLAAIEQAVRGLALRREELTARVRDVYRALGLQSPGVSPDDFAAAILRAVESMR, translated from the coding sequence GTGCGTGTCCGCGTCGTCGATCTCGGTCTGGTCGACCCAATCCGCTCCCAGAGTGTCTACCACGCCGTCGGGTACACCTTCCGATCCGACACGCTACCGACCATCCTGCTCGTCTCACCGACCACCCCCTATGTGTCGATCGGCTTCCATCAGGATGCTGAGCGCGAGGTGGATCTCGACTACTGCCGGAGCGTGGGCCTCCCGGTCATCCGCCGCGAGGTGGGTGGGGGGGCTGTGTATCTGGATCAGCACCAGGTTTTCACCCAGTGGATCTTTCCGCGCGCGCTGGTGCCGCTTCGCCTGGAGGAGCGTTTCGCCTGGTACGTCCGCCCCTTCGTCGAAACCTACCGTCGTTGGGGAATCGAAGCGACGTGGCGACCGATCAACGATGTCCACGTACGGGGGCGGAAGATCGGCGGAACGGGTGCCGCGAGCATCGGGGAAGCTGAGATTCTCGTCGGCAGCCTGATGCTCGATTTCGACACACGGCAGATGGCGCGCGTGCTCAAGGTCGCCTCGGAGAAGATGCGCGATAAGGTGTTCGAGAGTCTCGAGGAGTACATGACCACCATGCATCGCGAACTCGGAACGCTCCCAGATCGCGACGCTGTCGTAGAGACCTATCTGGAATGCTGTGCGGCGGCACTCGGGGCAGAAATCGAGTTCGGCACGCTGACCCCGGAAGAAGAAGCGATGGCCGCTGAACTCGACGAGCGGTTCGCTTCCGAAGAGTGGTTGTACCAAAAGGGTGGGCTCCGCCAATCGGGAATCAAGATCCATGCCGATGTGCACTTGCACGAGGCAGCACTCAAGGTACCTGGCGGCCTCATCCGCGTGATCGTGCGGACGCACCGGGGCCGCATCGACGATATCAGCATCAGCGGTGACTTCACGCTCCTACCGGCACTGGGGTTGGCAGCCATCGAACAGGCTGTCCGCGGTCTCGCCCTGCGCCGCGAGGAGCTCACGGCCCGAGTTCGGGACGTCTATCGCGCACTCGGCTTGCAATCGCCAGGCGTCAGCCCGGACGACTTCGCCGCCGCGATCCTGCGTGCCGTGGAAAGCATGCGCTGA
- a CDS encoding YgaP family membrane protein, with product MALPAKRNPFVSFMASGAGRLLRIVVGIVLILLGLLVVQGTWGWVLVVIGLVPLAAGVFDFCLLGPLFGVGFWGRDIRGR from the coding sequence ATGGCACTGCCAGCCAAGCGCAATCCCTTCGTCAGTTTCATGGCCAGCGGGGCCGGACGCCTCTTGCGGATCGTCGTCGGCATCGTCCTCATTCTGCTCGGCCTCCTGGTCGTCCAAGGGACGTGGGGCTGGGTTCTGGTCGTGATCGGCCTCGTGCCGCTGGCGGCCGGTGTCTTCGATTTCTGCCTGCTCGGTCCCTTGTTCGGTGTCGGTTTCTGGGGCCGAGATATCCGCGGGCGCTAG
- the gcvH gene encoding glycine cleavage system protein GcvH, whose amino-acid sequence MAEVHGCSIPEDRYYWPEKHVWARPEPDGTVTIGITDVAQHLAKTIISVTPRGVGRKVQRGKSAGTLESGKWVGPVTSPISGEIVAVNDAAIADPKLLNQDPYGAGWFARLRPDDWENESKLLVTGPEAVEAYRKVLEQEGISCS is encoded by the coding sequence ATGGCTGAGGTACACGGCTGCTCGATCCCAGAGGATCGGTATTACTGGCCGGAAAAGCATGTGTGGGCCCGCCCCGAGCCGGATGGGACAGTGACGATCGGCATTACCGACGTCGCGCAACATCTCGCCAAGACGATCATCAGCGTGACACCACGTGGCGTGGGGCGCAAGGTCCAGCGCGGCAAGAGTGCCGGAACCTTAGAGAGCGGGAAGTGGGTCGGCCCAGTGACCTCACCGATTTCCGGCGAGATCGTGGCGGTCAACGACGCAGCGATCGCTGATCCCAAACTCCTCAATCAGGACCCGTACGGGGCCGGATGGTTCGCCCGCCTGCGGCCGGATGACTGGGAAAACGAGTCGAAACTCTTGGTAACCGGTCCGGAGGCCGTCGAAGCCTACCGGAAGGTCTTGGAACAGGAAGGGATTTCCTGCTCGTGA
- a CDS encoding winged helix-turn-helix domain-containing protein, whose protein sequence is MSAGCPDQLASAFAQRFRVLARALDRLDRLEGERAFVGWLDQLTEQPHVLQDASEALVLQALRAASDPMNLALLRHLSVEEATGLAELAAELPLERIALHVRLGELAQAGLVALELEREAARLTALGNALRDWLDTLIRCTLDQVGAWLELVRSTQS, encoded by the coding sequence GTGAGTGCAGGGTGCCCTGACCAGCTGGCCAGTGCATTCGCACAGCGCTTTCGTGTCCTGGCGCGGGCGCTGGATCGGCTCGACCGGCTGGAAGGGGAGCGTGCCTTCGTTGGTTGGCTGGATCAGCTCACCGAACAACCGCACGTTCTCCAGGATGCCAGCGAAGCACTCGTGCTCCAGGCACTGCGTGCAGCGAGCGACCCCATGAACTTGGCCCTGCTGCGTCACTTGTCGGTCGAGGAAGCCACCGGGCTGGCAGAACTCGCTGCGGAGCTCCCGCTCGAGCGGATCGCGCTCCACGTGCGCCTGGGCGAACTCGCGCAGGCGGGACTCGTGGCGCTGGAGCTGGAGCGCGAAGCAGCCAGGCTCACGGCGCTGGGGAATGCACTCCGGGACTGGCTGGACACACTGATCCGATGCACTCTGGACCAGGTCGGCGCGTGGTTGGAACTGGTACGGAGCACGCAGTCGTGA
- a CDS encoding CoB--CoM heterodisulfide reductase iron-sulfur subunit A family protein, which produces MQETTRPILVIGGGPGGLEAARTVAALGHPVLLVERRGRLGGTPDAERYAKLTHHFRDAEEAIGELVAAVTDHPLIEVLTRSEVTACEGEAGDFRVTVSTPTGSREARVSAIIVATGFQHFDPGRETQLYNYYSFPDVVTLSDMEAMLKAHQVVRPSNGQPPERVAFIQCVGSRDRQIGNEFCSKVCCGIASKQAIEIKEQLPDARVFIFYIDMRMYGYWENELYWPAQERYKVNYVKGIVSEILPKGDRLLIRGEDTTMGRPMEITVDLVVLSVGMEPSSGTRQMAKLLGIAQNKYGYIEAGGPSGLDPVATSRPGIYVVGAAARPADLDDTFATAGLAAARAVATARQALVGT; this is translated from the coding sequence GTGCAGGAGACGACCCGTCCCATTCTGGTCATCGGTGGCGGCCCCGGTGGGCTCGAGGCCGCCCGCACCGTTGCAGCGCTCGGTCATCCAGTGCTCCTCGTCGAGCGCCGAGGTCGACTGGGTGGCACACCGGATGCCGAACGGTATGCCAAGCTGACGCACCACTTTCGCGATGCCGAAGAGGCGATCGGCGAGCTCGTCGCCGCGGTCACCGATCACCCCCTCATCGAAGTGCTGACCCGGAGCGAGGTCACCGCCTGCGAGGGGGAGGCAGGCGATTTCCGAGTGACGGTGAGCACGCCCACTGGCAGCCGAGAGGCTCGAGTCAGCGCGATCATCGTCGCCACCGGCTTCCAACACTTCGATCCGGGGCGCGAGACGCAACTGTACAACTACTACTCGTTCCCTGATGTCGTGACCTTGAGCGACATGGAGGCGATGCTCAAGGCCCACCAGGTCGTCCGCCCCTCCAATGGGCAACCCCCGGAACGAGTGGCCTTCATCCAGTGCGTCGGATCCCGCGACCGGCAGATCGGGAACGAGTTTTGCTCCAAAGTCTGCTGCGGTATCGCCTCCAAGCAAGCGATCGAGATCAAGGAACAGCTGCCCGACGCCCGTGTCTTCATCTTCTACATCGACATGCGCATGTACGGCTACTGGGAGAACGAGCTGTACTGGCCGGCTCAGGAACGCTACAAGGTCAACTACGTCAAAGGGATCGTCAGCGAGATCCTGCCCAAGGGGGATCGCTTGCTGATCCGCGGGGAGGACACAACGATGGGTCGACCGATGGAGATCACGGTCGACCTGGTCGTCCTCTCCGTCGGTATGGAGCCGAGCAGCGGGACGCGGCAGATGGCCAAGTTGCTGGGCATCGCCCAGAACAAGTACGGCTACATCGAGGCCGGCGGACCCTCCGGTCTCGACCCGGTCGCGACTTCCCGACCAGGAATCTACGTCGTCGGTGCTGCGGCCCGACCAGCTGACCTGGACGATACCTTCGCTACTGCCGGTCTCGCTGCGGCACGAGCGGTCGCGACGGCGCGCCAAGCCTTGGTCGGAACGTGA